A window from Vicia villosa cultivar HV-30 ecotype Madison, WI unplaced genomic scaffold, Vvil1.0 ctg.003417F_1_1, whole genome shotgun sequence encodes these proteins:
- the LOC131640950 gene encoding glycine-rich cell wall structural protein 1.0-like produces MDRYQKVQKPKPESPINENEIRITTQGAIRNYITYATSLLQEKQAKEIVLKAMGQAISKTVAISEILKKRIAHLHQDTAISSVSITDVWEPIEEGLVPVEMTRHVSMISITLSTGELDKNSPGYQPPSNVEQPKPHSNYQQQPIKPAQDSYNAVNEDSYGRGRGRGRGRGRGRNWGRGGYGSYQGGYGNYQGGYDYYQGGYANYQDNGGYSNRGRGGGRGRGWGYRGTGYGGGRSGGYEGGRGGGYEGGRGGGYDGGRGGGYDGGRGGGYEGGRGGGYDGGRGGGYEGGRGMGYVGGRGGGMGYVGGRGGGMGYERGRGGGRGYGRGRGRIGGRGRGGENQA; encoded by the exons ATGGATAGGTACCAGAAGGTCCAGAAACCCAAACCAGAGTCTCCCATCAACGAAAATGAGATCCGAATCACCACTCAAGGCGCCATTCGGAACTACATCACCTACGCTACTTCACTTCTTCAG GAAAAGCAGGCTAAAGAGATTGTCTTGAAGGCAATGGGACAAGCAATCAGCAAGACAGTTGCCATTTCAGAGATTCTGAAG AAGAGAATTGCTCATTTGCACCAAGATACTGCCATCAGCTCAGTTAGCATAACAGATGTGTGGGAGCCCATTGAAGAGGGTCTTGTACC TGTGGAAATGACTCGACATGTCTCTATGATCTCAATCACCTTATCAACCGGAGAATTAGACAAAAATTCCCCTGG GTATCAACCTCCATCTAATGTGGAACAACCAAAGCCACACTCTAATTATCAGCAGCAACCTATAAAACCAGCACAAGATTCTTACAATGCTGTAAATGAAG ACTCGTATGGCCGAGGTCGTGGTCGAGGTAGGgggagaggaagaggaagaaattgGGGAAGGGGTGGTTATGGAAGTTATCAAGGCGGTTATGGAAATTATCAAGGTGGTTATGACTATTACCAAGGTGGATATGCAAATTATCAAG ATAATGGTGGATATTCTAATCGTGGCCGAGGTGGAGGTCGAGGCAGAGGCTGGGGGTATCGTG GTACTGGTTATGGTGGTGGCAGAAGCGGAGGTTATGAAGGCGGAAGAGGAGGAGGTTATGAAGGCGGAAGAGGCGGAGGTTATGACGGTGGCAGGGGTGGGGGTTATGATGGTGGCAGGGGCGGAGGCTATGAAGGAGGCCGGGGTGGAGGCTATGACGGTGGCAGGGGTGGAGGTTATGAAGGCGGCAGAGGTATGGGTTATGTAGGAGGCAGAGGTGGAGGAATGGGTTACGTCGGAGGCAGAGGTGGAGGAATGGGTTATGAAAGAGGCAGAGGTGGAGGCAGGGGATATGGCCGTGGCAGGGGAAGAATCGGTGGACGTGGTAGGGGCGGCGAGAACCAAGCATAA